In Yersinia enterocolitica subsp. enterocolitica, one DNA window encodes the following:
- a CDS encoding sugar-binding transcriptional regulator, giving the protein MEKSDDLRLMVKIAQMYYEQNFTQAEIAQALGIYRTSISRMLKRVREQGIVTISINYNYNENLLLEQQLKSRFKLREAIVVSSEQDQSPEQQLILMAKQCSALLNRIIENGDILGFSWGSAIATLVEQMDTSPVSRQLTCIPMVGGPSGKLESRFHVNTLVYSAAMKLKGESLLIDFPAILEESVIRDGIVQSQHYQAIADYWQRLDIAIFGIGSPNISGNSTWRAFYGSDVIDHFNDRQVAGDICSRFYDLQGNPVETYISNKTITIQLDKIKKARYSIGIAHSHEKISGIIGAIKGKYINSLVTTKETAKEILALTV; this is encoded by the coding sequence ATGGAAAAGAGCGATGATCTACGCCTGATGGTGAAAATTGCACAAATGTATTACGAGCAAAATTTCACGCAAGCTGAGATAGCGCAGGCGCTGGGAATCTATCGCACCAGCATCAGCCGCATGCTTAAGAGAGTGCGCGAACAAGGCATTGTCACTATTTCAATCAACTACAACTATAACGAAAATTTGTTATTGGAACAGCAGTTGAAATCGCGCTTTAAATTACGCGAGGCAATTGTCGTTTCGTCCGAGCAAGACCAATCACCAGAACAACAACTGATCTTGATGGCAAAACAGTGTAGCGCACTGCTAAACCGAATTATTGAAAATGGCGATATTCTGGGCTTCTCCTGGGGCAGTGCTATTGCCACACTGGTTGAGCAAATGGATACCTCGCCAGTATCGCGCCAATTAACTTGTATCCCAATGGTCGGTGGCCCTTCAGGTAAATTGGAAAGCCGCTTTCATGTGAATACGCTGGTCTACAGCGCCGCGATGAAATTAAAAGGTGAGTCATTGCTGATCGATTTTCCGGCGATTCTGGAAGAGAGTGTTATTCGCGATGGAATAGTGCAGTCTCAGCATTATCAGGCTATTGCAGATTATTGGCAGCGGCTGGATATCGCTATATTTGGTATTGGTTCACCTAATATTTCTGGCAATTCTACCTGGCGTGCCTTTTATGGCAGCGATGTAATTGATCACTTTAATGACCGACAAGTTGCCGGTGATATCTGCTCACGTTTTTATGATTTACAAGGTAATCCGGTAGAAACTTATATTTCGAATAAAACCATTACCATTCAATTAGACAAAATTAAAAAGGCGCGTTATTCCATTGGGATTGCGCACTCCCATGAAAAAATTAGCGGGATCATCGGCGCTATTAAAGGAAAATATATTAATAGTTTGGTAACCACCAAAGAAACTGCCAAGGAGATCCTGGCACTCACAGTATAA
- the fumA gene encoding class I fumarate hydratase FumA, translating to MSNKPFHYQDPFPLKEDDTEYYLVSNNHVSVAQFEGHDMLKVEPEALTLLAQHAFHDASFLLRPAHQKQVAAILDDPEASENDKYVALQFLRNSEISAKGILPTCQDTGTAIIVGKKGQRVWTGGNDAEALSRGVYNTFIEDNLRYSQNAALDMYQEVNTGTNLPAQIDLYSTEGEDYKFLFVTKGGGSANKTYLYQETKALLSPGKLKDYLVEKMRTLGTAACPPYHIAFVIGGTSAESTLKTVKLASTKYYDGLPTEGNEHGQAFRDIQLEQELLEAAQDLGLGAQFGGKYFAHDVRVVRLPRHGASCPVGMGVSCSADRNIKGKINRKGIWLEKLEQNPGKYIPEHLRHSTEGKVVKIDLNRPMADILKELSQYPVSTRLSLTGTIIVGRDIAHAKLKERLDNGEGLPQYIKDHPIYYAGPAKTPEGYASGSLGPTTAGRMDSYVDLLQSHGGSMIMLAKGNRSQQVTDACHKHGGFYLGSIGGPAAVLAQNSIKSLECVEYPELGMEAIWKIEVEDFPAFILVDDKGNDFFQQIQASKCNRCG from the coding sequence ATGTCAAACAAACCGTTCCACTATCAGGATCCCTTCCCGTTAAAGGAAGACGATACTGAGTATTACCTTGTCAGTAATAATCATGTTTCGGTCGCACAGTTTGAAGGTCACGACATGCTGAAAGTCGAACCTGAAGCCCTGACCCTCCTCGCCCAACATGCTTTCCACGATGCCTCATTCCTGCTCCGCCCCGCTCACCAAAAACAAGTTGCTGCCATTTTGGATGACCCGGAAGCCAGCGAAAATGATAAGTATGTTGCCCTGCAATTCCTGCGCAATTCTGAAATCTCAGCCAAAGGGATTTTGCCGACCTGTCAGGATACCGGCACCGCTATTATCGTGGGAAAAAAAGGCCAGCGCGTCTGGACCGGCGGGAATGATGCCGAAGCCCTATCACGCGGTGTGTATAACACTTTCATTGAAGACAATCTGCGCTACTCACAAAACGCGGCGCTGGATATGTACCAAGAAGTGAATACCGGCACCAACCTGCCAGCGCAAATCGACCTGTACAGCACTGAGGGTGAAGATTATAAATTCTTATTCGTCACCAAAGGTGGCGGCTCAGCTAACAAAACCTATCTGTATCAGGAAACCAAGGCTCTGCTCTCTCCGGGTAAGCTGAAAGACTATCTGGTTGAGAAAATGCGTACCTTGGGGACAGCTGCCTGCCCGCCGTACCATATCGCCTTTGTTATTGGCGGCACCTCGGCAGAAAGCACGCTCAAAACTGTTAAGCTGGCCTCCACCAAGTATTACGATGGTCTGCCAACCGAAGGCAATGAGCACGGGCAAGCTTTCCGTGATATCCAACTGGAGCAAGAACTGCTGGAAGCAGCACAGGATTTAGGTCTGGGCGCGCAATTTGGCGGTAAATACTTTGCTCATGATGTACGGGTGGTGCGTTTGCCGCGTCACGGAGCCTCCTGCCCAGTTGGCATGGGGGTTTCCTGCTCGGCTGACCGGAATATCAAAGGTAAAATTAACCGCAAAGGTATCTGGCTGGAGAAATTGGAGCAAAACCCAGGAAAATATATCCCTGAGCACCTGCGCCATAGCACCGAAGGCAAAGTGGTTAAAATCGATCTTAACCGCCCGATGGCCGATATCTTAAAAGAGCTGTCACAGTATCCGGTATCAACCCGCCTGTCGCTGACCGGCACTATTATTGTTGGCCGTGATATTGCTCATGCCAAATTAAAAGAGCGGCTGGATAACGGCGAAGGTTTACCGCAATACATTAAAGATCATCCGATCTACTACGCAGGGCCGGCGAAAACCCCGGAAGGTTATGCTTCTGGTTCACTTGGCCCCACCACCGCAGGGCGCATGGATTCCTATGTTGATCTGCTGCAATCCCACGGCGGCAGCATGATCATGTTGGCAAAAGGCAACCGCAGCCAGCAAGTCACCGATGCTTGCCACAAGCACGGCGGCTTCTATCTGGGCAGCATTGGCGGCCCCGCAGCCGTCTTGGCGCAAAACAGTATCAAGAGTTTGGAATGTGTGGAGTACCCTGAGCTGGGTATGGAAGCCATCTGGAAAATTGAAGTCGAAGATTTCCCAGCCTTTATTCTGGTAGATGATAAAGGCAATGATTTCTTCCAACAGATCCAAGCATCAAAATGTAACCGCTGCGGTTAA
- a CDS encoding PTS sugar transporter subunit IIA, translating into MVNVIFCAHGDLAVSMLNSVNMVYGETQNITPLLFNRGENAENLVNKMQDVMAKNQHDSWLIAVDLQGGSPYNAAARLAFSNSRIQVISGLSLPLALEIADNQQVMAAEELTDYLLDIGTQCVQSFRHQQNNEEEEADFI; encoded by the coding sequence ATGGTTAACGTCATTTTTTGTGCTCACGGTGACTTAGCGGTTTCAATGCTCAATTCCGTCAATATGGTATATGGCGAAACACAGAATATTACCCCGCTGCTGTTTAACCGAGGTGAAAATGCCGAAAATTTAGTAAATAAAATGCAGGATGTCATGGCAAAGAATCAACATGACTCCTGGCTAATTGCCGTCGATTTGCAAGGTGGCAGCCCTTATAACGCCGCCGCGCGCCTGGCATTCAGTAATAGTCGTATTCAGGTTATCAGTGGATTATCTCTACCATTAGCACTAGAAATTGCCGATAACCAGCAAGTGATGGCGGCTGAAGAGCTGACAGACTATTTACTCGACATTGGCACACAGTGCGTGCAGTCATTCCGTCACCAACAAAATAACGAAGAAGAAGAGGCCGACTTTATATGA